A single genomic interval of Candidatus Binatia bacterium harbors:
- a CDS encoding helix-hairpin-helix domain-containing protein gives MWGREMRAGLVFVLVSVAAGGAFRGWQREHRERFDEIVASLVEADARDASSGRASSTVAGDSAGAAAVPAVSAPGASRLARRAAAPLRPASIDVDRASEAELLRLPGIGPALAGRIVAERAAGGPFGGPDGLLRVHGIGPKTLEKIRPFLTPATTP, from the coding sequence ATGTGGGGCCGGGAGATGCGGGCGGGGCTGGTCTTCGTGCTGGTGTCTGTGGCTGCGGGCGGCGCGTTTCGAGGATGGCAGCGGGAGCACCGGGAGCGCTTCGACGAGATCGTGGCGTCGCTCGTGGAGGCCGATGCTCGTGATGCCTCGTCGGGGCGCGCGTCCTCGACGGTGGCTGGCGATTCGGCCGGGGCTGCGGCGGTTCCCGCCGTGAGTGCCCCCGGCGCGAGCCGCCTCGCACGGCGGGCCGCCGCGCCGCTTCGTCCCGCGTCGATCGACGTGGACCGGGCGAGCGAGGCGGAATTGCTTCGGCTGCCCGGGATTGGCCCTGCGCTCGCGGGGCGGATCGTCGCGGAGCGCGCGGCGGGCGGGCCGTTTGGGGGGCCGGATGGGCTCCTCAGAGTCCATGGGATTGGGCCTAAGACGCTGGAGAAGATCAGGCCTTTTCTGACTCCTGCTACGACACCCTAG
- the ftcD gene encoding glutamate formimidoyltransferase, producing the protein MSELVECVPNFSEGRNKSVVTAIAAEISRDRSIRLLDQEMNADHNRSVITFVGEAEAVLEAALRGVKKAAELIDMRHHRGEHPRMGATDVLPFVPVGTAALEGCVQLARRAGERIGSELGIPVFLYEAAATRPDRQNLADVRRGEYEGLARAIGTDSDRAPDFGPAAIHPSAGATAVGARLPLLAFNVNLGTSDVEIAKRIAKAIRFQTGGLRYVKALGFALAERGIVQVSMNLVNTWGTPVHRVFALIRDEAERYGVPIVGSEVVGLVCQDALVDVAEHALRLESFSRDQILENRLARRIGAAEQALPEFVDEVASSAPTPGGGTVSAVAGALAGALATMVARLTIGKKKYAEAEGAMREVEREGEAIRRELLDLAAADARAFEGYRAAMKLSQRTPEEVAARARAIEAAALTAAEVPLQTAEACVRALELARTAAESGNENAVSDAGVAAWLARAGAEGAALNVKINLPSVTEAQRAGLLKRVNGCAERARSLHEACVERVQRRMPAPAAV; encoded by the coding sequence ATGAGCGAGCTCGTGGAATGCGTTCCCAACTTCAGCGAAGGCCGAAATAAATCTGTAGTTACGGCCATCGCTGCCGAAATTTCGCGTGACCGGTCGATCCGCCTGCTCGACCAGGAGATGAACGCCGACCACAACCGTTCGGTGATCACGTTCGTGGGGGAAGCGGAGGCCGTGCTGGAGGCGGCGCTCCGAGGCGTGAAGAAGGCGGCCGAGCTGATCGACATGCGCCATCACCGGGGGGAGCATCCACGGATGGGAGCCACCGACGTCCTGCCGTTCGTCCCGGTCGGCACCGCCGCGCTCGAGGGCTGCGTCCAGCTCGCGCGGCGCGCCGGCGAGCGGATCGGCAGCGAGCTCGGGATCCCGGTATTCCTGTACGAAGCGGCCGCGACGCGGCCCGACCGCCAGAACCTGGCGGACGTGCGGCGCGGCGAATACGAAGGGCTGGCCCGGGCGATCGGGACGGATTCGGATCGGGCGCCCGACTTCGGGCCCGCCGCGATCCATCCCTCGGCGGGCGCGACGGCGGTCGGCGCGCGCCTGCCGCTCCTCGCCTTCAACGTGAACCTCGGCACGTCGGACGTCGAGATCGCGAAGCGGATCGCCAAGGCGATCCGGTTCCAGACCGGCGGCCTGCGCTACGTGAAGGCGCTGGGGTTCGCCCTGGCGGAGCGGGGCATCGTCCAGGTCTCGATGAATCTCGTGAACACGTGGGGCACTCCGGTGCACCGCGTGTTCGCGCTCATCCGGGACGAGGCGGAGCGCTACGGCGTTCCGATCGTCGGCAGCGAGGTGGTGGGGCTGGTCTGCCAGGACGCGCTCGTGGACGTGGCGGAGCACGCGCTGCGGCTGGAGAGCTTCTCGCGCGACCAGATCCTCGAAAACCGCCTGGCGCGCCGGATCGGCGCGGCAGAGCAGGCGCTGCCCGAGTTCGTGGACGAGGTGGCGTCGTCCGCGCCGACGCCGGGCGGCGGCACCGTCTCGGCCGTGGCGGGCGCGCTCGCGGGGGCGCTCGCGACGATGGTCGCGCGGCTCACGATCGGGAAAAAGAAGTACGCGGAGGCGGAGGGGGCCATGCGCGAGGTCGAGCGTGAAGGCGAGGCGATCCGCCGCGAACTCCTGGACCTCGCGGCGGCCGACGCGCGCGCGTTCGAGGGCTATCGCGCGGCGATGAAGCTCTCGCAGCGGACGCCGGAGGAAGTCGCCGCGCGCGCCCGCGCGATCGAGGCCGCGGCGCTCACGGCGGCCGAGGTGCCGCTCCAGACCGCCGAAGCGTGCGTGCGCGCGCTGGAATTGGCGCGCACGGCGGCCGAGTCGGGGAACGAGAACGCGGTCAGCGACGCGGGGGTGGCGGCCTGGCTCGCCCGGGCGGGAGCCGAGGGCGCCGCGCTCAACGTGAAGATCAACCTGCCGTCGGTGACGGAAGCGCAGCGGGCGGGGCTTCTGAAGCGCGTGAACGGCTGTGCGGAGCGGGCTCGCTCGCTCCACGAAGCGTGCGTCGAACGCGTGCAACGGCGAATGCCGGCGCCCGCGGCCGTCTAG
- a CDS encoding PHP domain-containing protein: MTGSTIDLHMHSTASDGSDAPEAVAALAERNGLRVIALTDHDCLDGIPAAAARAEAAGIRLIPGAELSVHEEGTDVHLLAYGFDPHDAALVEAIGRYRDARRERARKILARLKGLGIRVPLETVEEIARGGALGRPHVAEALLRGGHVETFNEAFQRFLGTHGPAYVAKAVVRLEEATSVVREAGGVTVLAHPGTLNRDHLIPGWARRGLDGIEVWHSKHDANAVARYQGFAKIHGLLMTGGSDYHGERTPSVTIGSVPVPESVLPPLDEAFRARRPAASGR, from the coding sequence GTGACCGGCTCGACGATCGACCTGCACATGCACTCGACCGCCTCCGACGGCTCCGACGCCCCGGAGGCGGTCGCCGCTTTGGCCGAGCGGAACGGCCTGCGCGTGATCGCGCTGACCGACCACGACTGCCTGGACGGGATCCCGGCCGCGGCGGCGCGCGCCGAGGCCGCGGGCATCCGGCTGATCCCCGGCGCGGAGCTCTCCGTTCACGAAGAGGGGACCGACGTGCACCTGCTGGCCTACGGCTTCGATCCGCACGACGCGGCGCTGGTCGAAGCGATCGGCCGCTACCGCGACGCGCGGCGGGAGCGCGCGCGGAAGATCCTGGCGCGGCTGAAGGGGCTGGGGATCCGCGTGCCGCTCGAGACCGTCGAGGAGATCGCCCGCGGCGGCGCGCTCGGACGCCCCCACGTGGCGGAAGCGCTCCTGCGCGGAGGCCACGTCGAGACCTTCAACGAAGCGTTCCAGCGCTTCCTGGGGACGCACGGGCCGGCGTACGTGGCCAAGGCGGTCGTGCGCCTGGAGGAGGCGACGAGCGTGGTGCGCGAGGCGGGGGGCGTCACGGTGCTGGCCCACCCGGGCACGCTCAATCGCGACCACCTGATCCCCGGCTGGGCGCGGCGCGGGCTCGACGGGATCGAAGTCTGGCACTCCAAGCACGACGCGAACGCCGTGGCGCGCTACCAGGGCTTTGCCAAGATCCACGGGCTGCTCATGACCGGTGGCTCGGACTATCACGGCGAGCGCACGCCCTCCGTGACGATCGGCTCGGTGCCCGTCCCCGAGAGCGTGCTGCCGCCGCTCGACGAAGCGTTTCGCGCCCGCCGTCCCGCCGCCTCCGGCCGCTAG
- a CDS encoding tetratricopeptide repeat protein, with product MDRNIAIKKKAQQLIQKGQIDAALAEFDKLFAQGDKDPYDFILVADLLAKRGSMQEAVRRYRQAVEEYTRAELFKNAIAVCKKILRISKEDLQIHRTLGELYAKEGLYGDAIIHYLEFAEGSIRRQDHDAALDVIETVLGLSPDNDELSEKFVEIAVRADQPERGGKELYRRADRRARAGRSAEAAELRDRASTLAPGTTPEFAVEDAGPPALADGNFSSAPAVETPDAPEEAPGRSALASSGFNLDQMARPGEGEDARVPEPGVVSLHREEPPLPAAAEKADAVGTHAELAAGYLSAGNRELAAEEFWKAAELAFFRGDLTKVRTLLTSLLTAIPNHEAALRRLVDITSQAEDRPAEAKARFDLAEVYLAHEEWPLARAEFMRVLELNPGNDRARARVQRLDAMNGDAPAGIDLDAIDTPKPAASVRVRDDQPASMDNLVDLEEIIDEFKAGVSNTISGEDHESHYDLGMAYMEMGLHDEAIQEFQIASKGGPMELKCLEMIALCYLEKNEPAAAARELDRALQLPGHGPEETISIRYNLGLANERLGNLDKALQHFEEVYLLNVDFLKVASKVREVKARLAGAQDPT from the coding sequence GTGGACCGAAACATCGCGATCAAGAAGAAGGCGCAGCAGCTCATCCAGAAGGGGCAGATCGACGCCGCCCTGGCCGAGTTCGACAAGCTGTTCGCGCAGGGGGACAAGGACCCCTACGACTTCATCCTGGTCGCCGACCTCCTGGCCAAGCGCGGATCGATGCAGGAGGCGGTGCGCCGCTACCGCCAGGCCGTGGAGGAGTACACCCGGGCCGAGCTCTTCAAGAACGCGATCGCCGTCTGCAAGAAGATCCTCCGGATTTCCAAGGAAGACCTCCAGATCCACCGCACCCTCGGCGAGCTGTACGCCAAGGAGGGGCTCTACGGCGACGCGATCATCCACTACCTGGAGTTCGCCGAGGGCTCGATCCGCCGCCAGGACCACGATGCCGCGCTCGACGTGATCGAGACGGTCCTCGGCCTCTCGCCCGACAACGACGAGCTCTCCGAGAAGTTCGTCGAGATCGCGGTGCGCGCCGACCAGCCCGAGCGCGGCGGCAAGGAGCTCTACCGCCGCGCCGACCGCCGCGCGCGGGCGGGCCGCTCCGCCGAGGCGGCCGAGCTCCGCGATCGCGCCTCCACGCTGGCTCCCGGCACGACGCCCGAGTTCGCCGTGGAGGACGCCGGGCCTCCGGCCCTGGCGGACGGCAACTTCTCGTCAGCGCCCGCCGTCGAGACGCCGGATGCCCCGGAGGAAGCTCCCGGCCGGTCCGCCCTTGCATCCTCGGGCTTCAACCTGGACCAGATGGCGCGGCCGGGGGAGGGCGAGGACGCTCGGGTGCCCGAGCCGGGCGTGGTCTCGCTGCACCGCGAGGAGCCGCCCCTGCCGGCGGCCGCGGAGAAGGCGGACGCCGTCGGCACGCACGCCGAGCTCGCGGCCGGCTACCTGAGCGCGGGGAACCGCGAGCTCGCGGCGGAGGAGTTCTGGAAAGCGGCGGAGCTCGCCTTCTTCCGCGGCGACCTCACGAAGGTACGCACGCTGCTCACGTCGCTGCTCACGGCCATTCCGAACCACGAGGCGGCGCTGCGGCGCCTCGTCGACATCACGTCGCAGGCCGAGGATCGGCCCGCCGAGGCGAAGGCGCGGTTCGACCTGGCCGAGGTATACCTGGCGCACGAGGAGTGGCCGCTCGCGCGCGCCGAGTTCATGCGCGTGCTGGAGCTGAATCCCGGCAATGACCGCGCGCGCGCCCGCGTGCAGCGCCTCGACGCCATGAACGGCGACGCCCCGGCCGGGATCGACCTGGACGCCATCGACACGCCGAAGCCGGCCGCCTCGGTGCGCGTGCGGGACGACCAGCCCGCCAGCATGGACAACCTGGTGGACCTCGAGGAGATCATCGACGAGTTCAAGGCCGGCGTCTCGAACACCATCTCCGGCGAAGACCATGAGAGCCATTACGATCTCGGCATGGCCTACATGGAGATGGGGCTCCACGACGAGGCGATCCAGGAGTTCCAGATCGCCTCGAAGGGGGGACCGATGGAGCTCAAGTGCCTGGAGATGATCGCCCTCTGCTATCTCGAGAAGAACGAGCCCGCCGCGGCGGCGCGGGAGCTGGACCGGGCGCTGCAGCTTCCCGGACATGGACCGGAAGAAACGATCAGCATCCGGTACAATCTGGGCCTGGCCAACGAGCGCCTCGGCAACCTCGACAAGGCGCTCCAGCATTTCGAGGAGGTGTACCTGCTCAACGTCGATTTCCTCAAGGTGGCGTCCAAGGTGCGCGAGGTGAAGGCGCGCCTGGCGGGCGCCCAGGATCCAACGTGA